DNA from Deltaproteobacteria bacterium:
GGCCGGACGACCCTGATCGTGTGGCGCTCCAGCGGCCAGCGGGTCTCCTACCTCGTCAACGTCACCATGGTGCCGGCGAGCGAGGTCATCCGCGAGGTGCAGGCCCTGCTGGGCAGCATCGAGGGTGTGACCATCCGCACCGTCGGTGACCGGGTCTACCTGGACGGCTCGGCCTACACCACCGAGGACTTCCAGCGGATCAACGAGGTGACCGAGCTCTACCCCTCGGTGAAGAGCTTCGTGAAGGTCGCCCCCAACGCCAAGAAGCTGGTCGCCAACACCCTGAACCAGGAGCTGCAGCGCGCGGGCCTCAAGAACGTGCAGGCCAGCGTCGTGGGCACCACGATCTTCCTCGAGGGCTCGGTCGAGTCCCAGCAGGACCTCCAGAAGGCCGAGCTGATCACCAAGGCCGTGGGCGAGCGGGTCGAGAACCTGCTGGTCGTCGGTATCAAGCGGATGATCCTCACCGAGGTCCAGTTCGTCGAGATCCGGAAGAAGGGCACCGACAACATCGGCGTCGCCTGGCCGCTCGATATCAACGGCAGCGTGACCTACAACATCGACGTCGCCCAGCCCTTCCAGGCGGGCTCGTCGGTCGGCTGGGTCAACACCAACCCCGACTACAAGGCGACCTGGGGTGGCGGCCTCGAGGCCTCCTCGCCCTTCGCCTTCGGCCTGAACCTCTCCGACGGCTACGGCCGCCTCCTGGCCCAGCCCAAGCTGGTCTGCGCCTCCGGCGAGAAGGCCGAGTTCCTCGCCGGCGGCGAGGTGCCGATCCCGATGATCACCGCCAACGAGATGTCGGTGGAGTACAAGGAGTTCGGCGTGAAGCTGGAGATCCAGCCCACGGCCGACCGCCACGGCAACATCCAGACCCAGATCTACGCCGAGGTGAGCGAGGTCGACGACTCGGTCTCGGTGAAGGTCGGCGCGAACATCAACATCCCCGGCTTCCGCAACCGCCACGTGAAGACGAACGTCACGGTCCGCCACGGTGAGACCATCGTCCTCTCCGGCGTGTTCAACCACGACCAGCAGAAGAGCGTCGCGAAGTTCCCCCTCCTGGGGCACATCCCGATCCTCGGTGAGCTCTTCAAGTCCCGGAAGTTCCAGGAGACGAAGTCCGAGCTGGTCATCTTCGTCATCCCGCGCATCGTGAACCCGGACACCGAGCGCATCCGGAAGACCATCGCGGACATCAAGACGCGCTACAAGCAGGCGCGCCGCCAGGTGAACTTCTCGATCTTCGACTGATCCTCGAGCTCGAGGCGAACGCCTGACCGATGAGGGAGGGGGGTGACCGGCCGGTCGCCCCCCTTCTCGCGTCTGGGGCCCGAGGAAGAGGCGTGCAGCGTTCCGGCGACCCGGGGTATGCTCCCGTATTGCCTGCGGGATCCCTTGCCTCGGATCCGACCCCTCGTTGCCGGGCGCGGGCGGACTCTCTCACAGCTTCAAGGAGCAACAGGCATGGGTTTGACGCTCGTCATCCGGGAGAAGGGCGGCTCCGCCGAGCGGAAGACGTTCTCCAAGGACGCAGTGACCATCGGCCGGGTGGCCGGGAACGACATCGTCCTGGGCAAGGGCAACGTCTCCAAGCAGCACTCGAAGATCGTCCTGAAGGACGGGAAGTTCATCGTCCTGGACCTGAAGTCCACCAACGGGACCTACGTGAACGGCA
Protein-coding regions in this window:
- a CDS encoding pilus assembly protein N-terminal domain-containing protein, which codes for MAEEGGNISIAVGQQRVLTVKGITRISIGDDSIAAVKAIAATNQVLITGVKKGRTTLIVWRSSGQRVSYLVNVTMVPASEVIREVQALLGSIEGVTIRTVGDRVYLDGSAYTTEDFQRINEVTELYPSVKSFVKVAPNAKKLVANTLNQELQRAGLKNVQASVVGTTIFLEGSVESQQDLQKAELITKAVGERVENLLVVGIKRMILTEVQFVEIRKKGTDNIGVAWPLDINGSVTYNIDVAQPFQAGSSVGWVNTNPDYKATWGGGLEASSPFAFGLNLSDGYGRLLAQPKLVCASGEKAEFLAGGEVPIPMITANEMSVEYKEFGVKLEIQPTADRHGNIQTQIYAEVSEVDDSVSVKVGANINIPGFRNRHVKTNVTVRHGETIVLSGVFNHDQQKSVAKFPLLGHIPILGELFKSRKFQETKSELVIFVIPRIVNPDTERIRKTIADIKTRYKQARRQVNFSIFD